The proteins below come from a single Staphylococcus sp. MI 10-1553 genomic window:
- a CDS encoding GNAT family N-acetyltransferase, translating to MMKISQVTPNPAIASFIQTYVSERPSYTNKLPLDDEQALFTFLEEAADETGLFVVEEAEEIQMLLLCISYSEDRYKVIGPIVKTGYEPTKETFKQLFDTITVQHQQPSTYYFAFTAQHALIKTFMKTIGASYTFTDYHLETSQDLDETQNLHHMIPYSKAYYRYFQRLHEDTFTHNAMTAKEIVTSLDEQHELVLYMAEGILKGYLYLIYDESERHAEIKYFSSHEDYRLKGIAFDLIQHAIHRALTRPEIERVYFKIRSKNHKLVERFHELGFNISSEYQKFKIYK from the coding sequence ATGATGAAGATATCTCAAGTTACTCCCAATCCTGCTATTGCGTCATTTATTCAAACGTATGTGTCAGAACGTCCGTCCTATACAAATAAGTTGCCACTAGATGATGAACAAGCGCTCTTTACATTTTTAGAAGAAGCTGCAGATGAAACAGGGTTATTTGTAGTTGAAGAAGCCGAAGAAATTCAAATGCTATTACTCTGTATTTCTTATTCTGAAGACCGTTACAAAGTCATTGGTCCGATTGTAAAAACGGGTTATGAACCAACGAAAGAGACGTTCAAGCAACTTTTCGATACCATCACAGTACAACACCAACAACCATCGACGTATTACTTTGCATTTACGGCTCAACACGCACTGATTAAAACGTTTATGAAAACCATTGGCGCTTCGTACACATTTACTGATTATCACCTAGAAACGAGTCAAGATTTGGACGAAACGCAAAACTTACATCATATGATTCCGTATAGTAAAGCGTATTATCGCTATTTTCAACGGTTGCACGAAGATACGTTTACGCACAATGCAATGACTGCGAAAGAAATTGTGACATCACTAGACGAGCAACATGAACTCGTTTTGTATATGGCAGAGGGCATTTTAAAAGGGTACTTATACTTAATTTATGATGAGTCAGAGCGTCATGCAGAGATTAAGTATTTCTCAAGCCATGAGGACTATCGCTTAAAGGGCATTGCGTTCGACTTAATTCAACATGCGATTCACCGTGCGTTAACAAGACCTGAGATCGAACGTGTCTATTTTAAAATACGTAGCAAAAATCATAAACTGGTCGAACGTTTTCATGAGCTCGGCTTTAACATTTCATCTGAATATCAAAAGTTTAAAATTTATAAATAG
- a CDS encoding NCS2 family permease gives MKKYFRFDENQTSYRREILGGLTTFLSMAYILAVNPQILSLAGVEGVPGALKMDQGAVFVATALAAFVGCLFMGLIARYPIALAPGMGLNAFFAFTVVLTMGIPWQTGLTGVFFSGLIFSILTVTGLRETIINAIPFEMKMAVSAGIGLFITFVGLQGSGIIKNEEATLVTLGKITDPSVLLAVFGIIITVVLYAKKIPGAIFIGMVTTSIAGLLTQQIALPNAIVGKVPSIAPTFGAAFESFQDPSQLFTIQFLIVILTFLFIDFFDTAGTIVAVASQAGMMKDNKLPRAGRALFSDSLATMVGAVFGTTTTTSYIESTSGVAVGARTGFASIVTGVCFLLALFFNPLMAVVTPAVTTPALVVVGVLMASNLAEISWKRFEVAVPAFITIIMMPLSYSIATGIACGFIFYPITMVLTKRHKEVHPIMYGLMVIFILYFAFVHG, from the coding sequence GTGAAAAAATATTTCCGATTTGACGAAAACCAGACGAGTTATCGTCGTGAAATTTTAGGTGGCTTAACAACGTTTCTGTCGATGGCATATATTTTGGCTGTCAATCCACAAATATTGAGCCTTGCAGGTGTTGAAGGGGTACCTGGTGCACTTAAAATGGACCAAGGTGCCGTGTTCGTTGCGACAGCACTTGCTGCATTTGTCGGCTGTTTATTTATGGGCTTGATAGCGAGATATCCTATCGCACTCGCACCAGGTATGGGATTGAATGCATTTTTCGCATTTACAGTCGTATTAACAATGGGGATTCCGTGGCAAACAGGCTTAACAGGTGTCTTCTTCTCAGGATTAATCTTCTCGATATTAACAGTTACAGGTTTGAGGGAAACAATTATTAATGCGATTCCATTTGAGATGAAAATGGCTGTTTCAGCGGGGATAGGTTTATTTATTACTTTTGTCGGTTTACAAGGTTCAGGTATTATTAAAAATGAAGAAGCGACACTTGTGACTTTAGGGAAAATTACAGATCCTAGCGTACTATTAGCGGTGTTCGGTATTATCATTACAGTCGTGTTATACGCGAAGAAAATTCCAGGCGCTATCTTTATTGGAATGGTAACGACGTCAATCGCGGGTTTATTGACACAACAAATTGCACTGCCAAATGCGATTGTAGGTAAAGTGCCGAGTATCGCACCGACATTTGGGGCTGCGTTTGAATCATTCCAAGATCCGTCACAACTGTTTACGATACAGTTTTTAATCGTCATTTTAACATTTTTATTCATCGACTTCTTTGATACAGCAGGGACAATTGTTGCGGTTGCATCTCAAGCAGGCATGATGAAAGACAACAAGTTACCGCGTGCAGGACGTGCGTTGTTCTCAGACTCATTAGCAACAATGGTTGGGGCAGTCTTTGGTACAACAACGACGACTTCTTACATTGAATCAACTTCAGGTGTGGCAGTCGGTGCACGTACAGGTTTTGCTAGTATTGTGACAGGGGTCTGTTTCTTGCTCGCATTATTCTTTAACCCATTAATGGCAGTTGTCACGCCAGCAGTAACGACACCTGCACTTGTCGTTGTCGGTGTTTTAATGGCTTCGAATTTAGCGGAAATCAGTTGGAAACGCTTTGAAGTTGCAGTACCAGCATTTATTACGATTATTATGATGCCACTTTCGTACTCAATTGCAACAGGTATTGCGTGTGGCTTTATTTTCTATCCGATTACAATGGTCTTAACAAAACGCCATAAAGAAGTTCATCCGATTATGTACGGTTTAATGGTTATCTTTATTTTATATTTCGCCTTTGTACATGGTTAA
- the mspA gene encoding membrane stabilizing protein MspA produces MLAYLILLPLMYLIVAYISIFKMRIMMPKLLRVIMGLLLIIVVATSLVYYPAETWWVFVVLILLIGNVEITAFKHSKNDEKGVRILNMMSLFILVIYIVLVSVFI; encoded by the coding sequence ATGTTAGCTTACTTAATCTTATTACCCCTCATGTATTTGATCGTTGCCTATATTAGTATTTTTAAAATGCGTATTATGATGCCGAAGTTATTAAGAGTGATTATGGGGCTATTACTCATCATTGTAGTTGCGACTTCACTCGTCTATTATCCTGCAGAAACTTGGTGGGTATTTGTCGTCTTAATTTTATTAATCGGTAATGTTGAAATTACAGCATTCAAACATTCTAAAAATGATGAAAAAGGTGTACGTATTTTAAATATGATGAGTCTTTTTATTCTCGTTATTTATATCGTACTTGTTTCAGTTTTTATTTAA
- a CDS encoding SE1832 family protein, with protein MDLEQQLQELKMDYVRLQGDLEKRESTSQQVDPLIQQLEQIEQQIADVRRQLQENR; from the coding sequence ATGGATTTAGAACAGCAATTACAAGAGCTTAAAATGGACTATGTACGATTACAAGGTGATTTGGAAAAACGCGAGTCCACGTCTCAACAAGTCGATCCACTGATTCAACAACTCGAACAAATCGAACAACAAATTGCTGATGTACGTAGGCAACTTCAAGAAAATCGTTAA
- a CDS encoding DNA topoisomerase III has translation MSKALILAEKPSVGRDIANALNVGTRKEGYFENQQYIVTWALGHLVTNATPEQYDKKYQQWVLEDLPIIPKHMKSVVISKTRKQFNTVQHLMKRSDVKELIIATDAGREGELVARLIIEKAHVKKRIKRLWISSVTPKAIKEGFKKLKDGRAYQHLYEAALARSEADWIVGINATRALTTKYDAQLSLGRVQTPTIQLVAMRQEQIKNFKPQQYYTLEAEVNGVTMTYQHDGRIYQKEKLEAIVNALQNKQAQVNSVHEKEKKVYPQPLFNLTDLQQAAYQKYHLAAKQTLNTLQQLYERHKLVTYPRTDSNYLTTDMVDTLKERVQATMGADLMPYAREILKQPLAKKLSFVNNQKVSDHHAIIPTEVRANVETLSPNEEKIYTMIAQRYLEVLMPPYRYRAQQVEVNIGKHVFTYQSQVPIELGFKKLQQDRGQRERAVSFEQGETLDVGRLQIVAHETTPPAYFNEGTLLKAMERPDKFFDLKDKKSAQTLKSTGGIGTVATRADIIDKLFNMNAIESQDGKIKVTSKGKQILDLAPPALTSPRLTAEWEDKLMQIEKGQYKAHQFMQEMKQFTHEIINTIKSSEQKYKHDNLTSAQCPTCGKFMLKVNTKNGSMLVCQDPSCKTKKDVKTKTNARCPQCKKRLTKFGTGKKATYRCVCGYTETQEHMDQRFKNKGKDKVSKREMKKYMKEDELENNPFKDALKGLNL, from the coding sequence ATGAGTAAAGCGCTGATATTAGCAGAAAAGCCATCAGTGGGGCGTGATATTGCCAATGCTTTAAATGTAGGAACACGCAAAGAAGGTTATTTTGAAAACCAACAATATATCGTCACATGGGCACTCGGGCATCTAGTGACGAATGCAACACCCGAACAATATGATAAAAAGTACCAGCAATGGGTGTTAGAGGATTTACCGATTATACCGAAACATATGAAATCCGTTGTTATTAGTAAGACACGGAAACAATTTAATACAGTTCAACATTTAATGAAGCGCAGTGACGTTAAGGAATTGATTATTGCAACGGATGCAGGGCGAGAAGGGGAGCTAGTTGCACGTTTGATTATTGAAAAGGCGCACGTGAAAAAGCGGATTAAACGTTTATGGATCAGTTCTGTCACACCTAAAGCAATTAAAGAAGGTTTCAAAAAGTTAAAAGACGGCCGTGCGTATCAACATTTATACGAAGCTGCGTTAGCGAGAAGTGAAGCGGACTGGATTGTAGGGATTAACGCAACACGTGCATTGACGACGAAATATGATGCACAATTATCACTTGGACGTGTGCAAACGCCAACGATTCAACTCGTAGCAATGCGTCAAGAACAAATTAAAAATTTCAAACCGCAACAGTACTACACTTTAGAAGCTGAAGTGAATGGTGTGACAATGACTTATCAACATGACGGACGCATTTATCAGAAAGAAAAGTTAGAAGCCATTGTGAATGCATTGCAAAATAAGCAAGCACAAGTGAACAGCGTACATGAAAAAGAGAAAAAAGTTTATCCGCAACCGTTATTTAATTTAACCGATTTACAACAAGCGGCTTATCAAAAATATCATTTAGCTGCTAAGCAAACATTAAATACGTTACAACAATTGTACGAGCGACATAAATTAGTAACATATCCGCGTACAGATTCGAATTATTTGACGACAGATATGGTGGATACATTGAAAGAGCGCGTACAGGCAACGATGGGTGCTGATTTGATGCCTTATGCGAGAGAGATTTTAAAACAGCCATTAGCGAAGAAATTATCGTTTGTGAACAATCAAAAAGTCTCGGATCACCATGCGATTATCCCAACAGAAGTGCGTGCGAACGTTGAGACATTGTCGCCGAATGAGGAAAAAATTTATACGATGATTGCACAGCGCTATTTAGAAGTTTTGATGCCACCGTATCGCTATCGTGCACAACAGGTTGAAGTGAATATCGGCAAACATGTATTCACATACCAATCACAAGTTCCGATAGAGTTGGGCTTTAAAAAATTACAACAAGATCGCGGACAAAGAGAACGTGCTGTGTCGTTTGAACAGGGAGAAACACTCGATGTAGGGCGACTACAAATTGTGGCTCACGAAACGACACCGCCAGCATATTTTAATGAAGGCACACTACTTAAAGCGATGGAGAGACCGGATAAGTTTTTCGATTTAAAAGATAAAAAGTCCGCACAAACTTTAAAATCGACAGGTGGGATTGGCACGGTTGCGACGCGTGCGGACATCATCGATAAGTTGTTTAATATGAATGCTATCGAAAGTCAAGACGGCAAAATTAAAGTCACTTCTAAAGGAAAACAAATTTTAGATTTAGCGCCACCTGCATTAACTTCACCACGACTCACAGCTGAATGGGAAGATAAATTGATGCAAATTGAAAAAGGACAGTACAAAGCACACCAGTTTATGCAAGAAATGAAACAGTTTACGCATGAAATTATTAATACGATTAAATCGAGTGAGCAAAAATATAAGCATGATAACTTAACGTCTGCACAATGTCCGACGTGTGGCAAATTTATGTTAAAAGTGAACACGAAGAATGGATCAATGCTCGTTTGTCAAGATCCATCATGTAAAACGAAGAAAGATGTGAAAACGAAAACGAATGCGAGATGTCCACAATGTAAGAAACGATTGACGAAATTCGGCACAGGTAAAAAAGCGACGTATCGTTGTGTCTGTGGTTATACCGAAACGCAGGAACATATGGATCAACGCTTTAAAAATAAAGGTAAAGATAAAGTATCGAAGCGAGAAATGAAGAAATATATGAAAGAAGACGAGTTGGAGAATAATCCATTTAAAGATGCATTAAAAGGATTGAACTTGTAA
- a CDS encoding aminotransferase class I/II-fold pyridoxal phosphate-dependent enzyme → MTYTTILSEIPDSYFGKTVGQKIEHGPLPLINLAVGIPDGDTPPEIIKALQEAIVKPANQKYLAFQGKDAFRQAIVDFYERQFNVTLDPNQEVCLLYGTKNGLVALPTCVIEPGDEVLLPDPGYTDYDAGVRLARGIPKPLKLSPERHYIPNWNEVDTTNTKLIYLTYPNNPTGSVATPEFFQETIDRFKNTPTKIVHDFAYQAFGFDQPNPSILQADGAKSCAIEVFSFSKGYNMSGYRVGFAVGNEEMIANLRKYHTHTQAGMYGALQDACTVALNECDHELKMQNDTFKKRRDKIEMALNEAAIPHEPIKGGIFLWLKCPEGFSSDAFIQYLLQEQSILAAPGHPFGEEGEGYVRLSFAIDEAQLDEAIARLVSLKSLYRQS, encoded by the coding sequence ATGACATATACAACAATTTTAAGTGAAATTCCAGACAGTTATTTTGGTAAAACAGTAGGACAAAAGATTGAACATGGGCCATTACCGTTGATTAACTTGGCAGTCGGTATACCTGATGGCGACACACCACCTGAAATTATAAAAGCATTACAGGAAGCGATTGTGAAGCCTGCCAATCAAAAATATTTAGCCTTTCAAGGAAAAGACGCATTCAGACAAGCGATTGTTGATTTTTATGAACGGCAATTCAACGTTACGCTTGATCCAAATCAAGAAGTTTGTTTATTGTATGGCACGAAAAATGGACTTGTTGCATTGCCTACGTGTGTCATTGAGCCTGGTGACGAAGTGTTATTACCAGATCCAGGCTACACAGATTATGATGCAGGGGTGCGACTCGCAAGGGGAATACCTAAACCGTTAAAATTGTCGCCTGAACGTCATTACATACCGAATTGGAATGAAGTGGATACCACAAATACAAAACTTATCTATTTAACGTATCCAAACAATCCGACTGGTTCTGTCGCAACACCTGAATTTTTCCAAGAGACGATTGACCGTTTTAAAAATACGCCTACAAAAATTGTACATGACTTTGCGTATCAAGCATTTGGATTCGACCAACCGAACCCAAGTATTCTCCAAGCAGACGGAGCGAAATCATGTGCTATAGAAGTTTTTTCATTTTCAAAAGGTTATAATATGTCCGGCTATCGTGTCGGTTTTGCGGTCGGTAACGAGGAAATGATTGCGAATCTTCGTAAATATCACACACATACTCAAGCCGGCATGTACGGGGCGTTACAAGATGCATGTACGGTCGCATTAAATGAATGTGATCATGAACTGAAAATGCAAAATGACACATTTAAGAAGAGACGCGATAAAATAGAAATGGCTTTGAATGAAGCAGCCATTCCGCATGAACCAATTAAAGGGGGCATTTTCTTATGGTTGAAATGTCCAGAAGGTTTTTCGAGTGATGCATTCATTCAATATTTACTACAAGAACAATCTATTTTAGCAGCACCGGGGCATCCTTTTGGTGAAGAAGGGGAAGGATACGTGCGTCTATCATTTGCGATTGATGAAGCACAATTAGATGAGGCGATTGCACGCTTAGTCTCATTGAAGTCACTTTATCGTCAATCATAG
- a CDS encoding AEC family transporter, with protein sequence MTENFLMILLLIALGYILKRIDYINGKDSRVISTLVLNVTLPSVVIVNLNHVNLTPSLAVLPVMMILYGIVTKVLIVLIFIKYSNEVRGTVAMMMAALNIGIFAYPLVQQIWPEQGLLYFGMADIGGAIVMFGLTYFAASYFKQVGGGFNPKQIVWNMMKSVPLMTYIMMLVLNIFQWHLPHTAIRFFDILGHANLPLSMILLGVLMDFRLERRFLPLTLKYLVLHYSFGAIFGTLVYFFLPVDDAMIKTTLQLIWLLPVGVAALSYAVQFKYRTLPVIAMASNVTIVISIVILYLYQYWFV encoded by the coding sequence ATGACAGAGAATTTTTTGATGATATTATTATTAATTGCACTAGGGTACATCCTAAAGCGCATCGACTATATTAACGGAAAAGACAGTCGTGTGATCTCGACGTTAGTTCTCAATGTGACGTTGCCTTCTGTCGTTATCGTCAATTTAAATCATGTCAATTTGACGCCATCACTCGCCGTGTTGCCTGTGATGATGATTTTATACGGTATAGTGACGAAAGTGTTAATTGTGCTCATATTCATTAAATATAGTAATGAAGTGCGTGGGACTGTCGCGATGATGATGGCAGCACTCAACATCGGCATTTTTGCATATCCGTTAGTCCAACAAATTTGGCCTGAGCAAGGGTTGTTGTATTTTGGGATGGCAGATATCGGTGGGGCAATCGTGATGTTTGGCCTAACGTATTTCGCTGCGAGTTATTTCAAGCAAGTAGGTGGCGGTTTTAATCCGAAGCAAATCGTATGGAACATGATGAAATCTGTTCCGTTGATGACATATATTATGATGTTAGTACTCAATATTTTTCAATGGCATTTACCACACACAGCTATTCGTTTCTTCGATATTTTAGGCCACGCCAACTTACCACTTTCGATGATTTTACTTGGTGTTTTAATGGACTTTAGATTAGAACGACGCTTTTTGCCGTTAACACTTAAATATCTTGTACTTCACTATAGTTTTGGTGCAATATTCGGAACGCTCGTCTATTTTTTCTTACCGGTAGACGATGCGATGATCAAAACGACATTACAGCTCATTTGGTTGTTACCCGTTGGCGTTGCAGCACTGTCTTATGCGGTTCAGTTTAAATACCGGACGTTACCTGTCATTGCAATGGCCAGTAACGTAACGATTGTGATCAGTATTGTGATTTTATACTTATATCAATATTGGTTCGTATAA
- a CDS encoding efflux RND transporter permease subunit has translation MVKKLIDFSLSNKFAILLMVLLVILGGVYASFKMRLELLPDTEPPMLTITTPMPGATSETVMKEISDPIDEEIRGMAGVTSVKTQSLSNASMITVNFDESTDMDKAEQDIEKALKKVDLPDEAQTSDIKRNSMNAFPVVAYSILHENDDVKASTKAVKEQLIPKLQTIDGVQRATVNGQIERKVTIKFDDAKLQKAGLNAKQVSDYIEGATKTSPLGLFQFGDTEKSVVVDGQYASVDALKNMQIPLALAAQSSSSSAQGQQENGGTSDISSTTSGQAPSNNEQSAQAIALSDLAEVKLSDERESISRTNGQDAVDVQIVKTQGANTVSVANDVKQTIQDFVKEHPELKSVKIMDTSKPIKDSLNTMIEKALLGSIVAVIVIMLFLRNIRMTAISIVSIPLSLLIAMVALKLTDVSLNILTLGALTVAIGRVIDDSIVVIENIYRRLTRKDEPLSGDGLIVSATKEVFIPIMSSTLVTIVVFAPLAFVTGSVGEMFRPFAYAITFSLLASLLVSITIVPVLGSIFFKRGLKRKPKSELGTVSRGYRKVLKWSLDHKWIVIILSTAILISSIVLGSMKIGTSFISTGEDKFMALTYTPKPGETKQKVVSHAEEVEKYLLDNKHVRHVQYSVGGASPVDPTGSTNNMALMVEYDSDTPNFDQEPERVLKHIKTYHHDGEWKNLDMGTGATSNTLNVEVTGPSTAAIEGTVKAIQEKMSQVSGLTNVKSDLTETYQQYEVKVDPNEAAKTGMTAGQLAMMLNQNIPDMTVSKVKDQNQTYDVVVQQEKDTRWTKEKLENTPIPSPTGDNRKLSDIATLKTTSTPNALVKKGGDYVSTVSATISGDDVGTISQEVMKQLNALDTPSDVHTSLGGTNDDIQEAFSQLVMAMLAAIIIVYLVLVLTFKGALAPFTILFALPYTIIGVVFALIITGETLSVPSMIGLLMLIGIVVTNAIVLIDRVITNEKAGLPMKEALLEAGGTRIRPILMTAIATIGALIPLLFGQDSSVLISKGLAATVIGGLLSSTLLTLIVVPVIYEILFTLKAKLIRRKKKA, from the coding sequence GTGGTTAAAAAATTAATCGACTTCTCGTTATCGAACAAGTTTGCCATTTTGTTGATGGTACTACTTGTCATACTAGGAGGCGTCTATGCAAGTTTTAAAATGAGGTTAGAATTGTTGCCCGATACTGAACCACCGATGTTGACGATTACAACACCGATGCCGGGTGCCACTTCTGAAACAGTTATGAAAGAAATCAGTGACCCGATTGATGAAGAAATACGAGGGATGGCAGGGGTCACAAGTGTTAAAACACAATCTTTATCTAACGCATCCATGATTACGGTCAATTTTGATGAAAGTACGGATATGGACAAAGCGGAACAAGATATTGAAAAAGCGTTGAAAAAGGTGGATTTACCAGACGAGGCACAGACGTCGGACATCAAACGGAATTCAATGAACGCTTTTCCTGTGGTTGCGTATTCGATTTTACATGAAAATGACGATGTTAAAGCAAGTACAAAAGCTGTTAAAGAACAGTTGATTCCAAAATTACAAACGATTGATGGGGTTCAACGTGCTACAGTGAATGGTCAAATCGAGCGTAAAGTGACGATAAAGTTCGATGATGCGAAACTCCAAAAGGCTGGCCTCAATGCGAAACAAGTATCTGACTATATTGAAGGCGCGACAAAAACGTCTCCATTAGGTTTATTCCAATTTGGTGATACAGAAAAATCTGTTGTCGTTGATGGGCAATATGCTTCCGTTGACGCACTCAAAAATATGCAAATTCCGTTAGCGCTTGCGGCACAGTCTTCAAGTAGTAGCGCACAAGGACAACAAGAAAACGGGGGGACATCAGACATCAGTAGTACAACGTCAGGTCAAGCCCCTTCAAACAATGAACAAAGTGCACAAGCGATTGCATTAAGTGATCTTGCTGAAGTGAAGTTATCAGATGAACGTGAATCGATTTCTAGAACGAACGGTCAAGATGCTGTCGATGTTCAAATTGTTAAAACACAAGGGGCCAACACAGTATCAGTCGCCAATGATGTGAAACAAACGATTCAAGATTTCGTGAAAGAACATCCAGAACTCAAATCGGTCAAAATTATGGATACTTCTAAGCCGATTAAAGATTCGCTAAATACAATGATTGAAAAAGCACTCCTCGGATCCATCGTTGCAGTCATTGTCATCATGTTGTTCTTAAGAAATATTCGTATGACAGCGATTTCGATTGTCTCTATTCCGTTGTCTTTACTCATTGCAATGGTGGCATTAAAACTGACAGATGTTTCATTAAACATACTGACATTAGGTGCGCTTACAGTCGCGATTGGTCGTGTCATTGATGATTCTATTGTAGTTATCGAAAATATTTACAGACGACTGACACGTAAAGACGAACCATTATCAGGAGATGGGCTCATCGTATCTGCCACGAAAGAAGTGTTCATACCGATAATGTCATCCACATTAGTGACTATTGTCGTATTTGCACCACTTGCTTTTGTGACAGGTTCGGTTGGCGAAATGTTTAGACCGTTTGCTTATGCGATTACATTTAGCTTACTCGCTTCATTACTCGTATCAATTACGATCGTACCAGTACTCGGATCCATTTTCTTTAAACGTGGCTTGAAACGCAAACCGAAATCTGAGCTCGGTACAGTAAGTCGTGGTTATAGAAAAGTGTTGAAGTGGAGTTTAGATCATAAATGGATTGTCATCATTTTAAGCACAGCCATTTTAATCAGTAGTATCGTATTAGGTAGTATGAAAATTGGAACGAGCTTCATTAGTACCGGTGAAGATAAGTTTATGGCATTAACGTATACACCAAAACCAGGTGAAACGAAGCAAAAAGTAGTGTCGCATGCAGAAGAAGTTGAAAAATATTTGCTCGACAATAAACATGTCCGTCACGTGCAATATTCCGTTGGTGGCGCATCACCTGTTGATCCCACTGGCTCTACGAATAACATGGCGTTAATGGTCGAGTATGATTCAGATACACCAAACTTCGATCAAGAACCTGAACGCGTGTTGAAACATATTAAGACATATCATCATGACGGTGAATGGAAAAACTTAGATATGGGTACAGGTGCGACGTCTAACACGCTGAATGTAGAAGTGACAGGACCGTCGACTGCAGCGATTGAAGGTACGGTGAAGGCGATTCAAGAAAAAATGTCTCAAGTGTCTGGATTAACGAATGTTAAGTCGGATTTAACAGAAACGTATCAACAATATGAAGTGAAAGTGGATCCAAATGAAGCGGCAAAAACGGGAATGACGGCGGGCCAACTGGCGATGATGCTCAATCAAAACATCCCAGATATGACGGTTTCGAAAGTCAAAGATCAAAACCAAACATATGATGTCGTTGTACAACAAGAAAAAGACACGCGTTGGACGAAAGAAAAATTAGAAAATACGCCGATTCCATCTCCAACTGGGGATAATCGTAAGTTGAGTGACATTGCGACATTAAAAACGACATCAACACCGAACGCACTCGTGAAAAAAGGTGGCGATTATGTCAGCACTGTTTCTGCAACGATTTCAGGTGATGATGTTGGCACGATTTCTCAAGAAGTGATGAAACAGTTAAATGCACTTGATACACCAAGTGATGTGCATACGTCATTAGGTGGTACGAATGATGATATACAAGAAGCATTTTCACAATTGGTGATGGCGATGTTAGCAGCGATTATTATTGTCTATCTCGTACTTGTACTGACGTTTAAAGGCGCCCTTGCACCATTCACAATTTTATTCGCACTGCCATACACGATTATCGGTGTCGTTTTCGCGCTGATTATTACTGGCGAAACATTGTCTGTACCAAGTATGATTGGTCTACTCATGTTAATCGGTATCGTTGTGACAAACGCGATTGTCCTTATTGACCGCGTCATTACGAATGAAAAAGCCGGTTTACCGATGAAAGAAGCACTGTTAGAAGCGGGCGGCACACGGATTCGACCGATATTAATGACAGCGATAGCGACGATTGGTGCGTTGATTCCGTTGTTATTCGGTCAAGACAGTTCCGTCCTGATTTCGAAAGGACTTGCGGCGACGGTTATCGGTGGTTTGTTATCATCAACATTGCTAACGCTGATTGTCGTGCCTGTCATTTATGAAATTTTGTTTACGTTAAAAGCGAAGTTAATAAGACGCAAAAAGAAGGCGTAA